A stretch of Tripterygium wilfordii isolate XIE 37 chromosome 11, ASM1340144v1, whole genome shotgun sequence DNA encodes these proteins:
- the LOC120009229 gene encoding protease Do-like 9 has protein sequence MDKPRKRGRKPKKTDATASETMDYQHTNPASKNDTVSLPSSSDAPSISPTPTTTNDPSPSRRGRGRPRKIGKHVDSSEPKISATSPERRLGRGNELNGELGLSNGETRHGMVGVIAEAQIPLLPSRWDSVKKAASAMDAVVKVFCVHTEPNLSLPWQRKRQYSSSSSGFIVAGRRVLTNAHSVEHHTQVKLKKRGSDTKYLATVLAIGTECDIALLTVSDNEFWEGVSPVDFGDLPALQDAVTVVGYPIGGDTISVTSGVVSRMEILSYVHGSTELLGLQIDAAINSGNSGGPAFNDKGKCVGIAFQSLKHEDAENIGYVIPTPVIMHFIQDYEKNGAYTGFPILGVEWQKMENPDLRMSMGMSSEQKGVRIRRIEPTSLESQVLKPSDVILSFDGVKIANDGTVPFRHGERIGFSYLVSQKYTGDNAAVKVLRDSHILEFNIKLASHKRLVPAHINNKPPSYYIIAGFVFAAVSVPYLRSEYGKDYDFDAPVKLLDKHLHAMAQSVDEQLVVVSQVLVADINIGYEEIVNTQVLSFNGKPVKNLKTLAHMVESCRDEFLKFDLEYQQIVVLKTKTAKAATLDILATHCIPSAMSDDLKP, from the exons ATGGATAAACCCAGGAAGCGCGGCCGCAAACCCAAAAAGACGGACGCCACAGCTTCCGAAACAATGGATTACCAGCACACCAACCCGGCATCCAAAAACGATACCGTTTCGCTTCCCTCTTCTTCCGATGCTCCCTCCATCTCCCCCACTCCTACAACTACAAACGATCCTTCTCCTTCTCGTCGTGGCCGTGGGCGTCCACGGAAAATAGGGAAGCACGTGGATAGCTCCGAGCCTAAAATCTCAGCTACCTCTCCGGAGCGGAGGTTGGGTCGCGGTAACGAATTGAATGGAGAGTTAGGTTTGTCAAATGGGGAAACAAGGCATGGCATGGTGGGGGTAATAGCGGAGGCGCAGATACCTTTGTTGCCGTCGCGGTGGGACAGCGTGAAGAAAGCAGCGTCTGCAATGGACGCGGTGGTGAAGGTGTTCTGTGTGCACACTGAGCCTAATTTGTCACTGCCGTGGCAGAGGAAGCGACAGTACAGCTCCAGTAGCAGCGGGTTCATTGTCGCGGGGAGGCGGGTCTTGACTAATGCGCATTCTGTAGAGCATCACACGCAGGTAAAGCTGAAGAAGCGAGGGTCTGATACCAAGTACCTAGCCACGGTTTTAGCTATTGGGACGGAATGTGATATTG CATTGTTGACAGTTAGCGATAATGAGTTCTGGGAGGGAGTTTCACCTGTTGATTTTGGAGATTTGCCTGCACTCCAAGATGCTGTAACTGTTGTTGGCTATCCAATTGGGGGTGACACGATCTCTGTCACAAGTGGTGTTGTATCACGCATGGAGATACTTTCCTATGTACATGGGTCAACAGAGCTTTTGGGACTGCAG ATAGATGCAGCTATAAATTCTGGGAATTCTGGTGGACCTGCTTTCAACGATAAGGGCAAATGTGTAGGTATCGCATTTCAGTCGCTGAAACATGAAGACGCAGAGAATATTGGTTATGTGATTCCCACTCCTGTTATAATGCACTTTATTCAAGATTATGAAAAGAATGGGGCATATACAG GGTTTCCAATTCTTGGAGTTGAGTGGCAAAAGATGGAGAATCCTGATTTACGCATGTCTATGGGGATGAGTTCTGAACAAAAGGGTGTTCGTATTAGAAGAATCGAGCCAACTTCTCTAGAATCTCAGGTTCTCAAGCCATCAGATGTTATCCTTAGCTTTGATGGTGTAAAAATTGCCAATGATGGAACAG TTCCATTCAGGCATGGAGAACGTATAGGTTTCAGTTATCTTGTTTCGCAGAAGTACACTGGGGATAATGCTGCAGTAAAGGTTCTCCGCGATTCACACATACTCGAATTTAACATAAAACTTGCAAGTCACAAAAGGCTTGTTCCGGCACACATCAACAACAAACCTCCATCTTACTACATCATTGCTGGATTTGTTTTCGCAGCTGTATCTGTTCCATATTTGCGATCTGAG TATGGAAAGGATTATGATTTTGACGCCCCAGTGAAACTGCTGGACAAGCATTTACATGCAATGGCACAATCTGTGGATGAACAGCTTGTCGTCGTTTCGCAG GTGCTTGTGGCTGATATTAATATTGGATATGAAGAGATTGTGAACACCCAG GTTCTTTCCTTCAATGGAAAGCCAGTGAAGAACTTAAAAACTTTGGCTCACATGGTGGAGAGCTGCCGTGATGAATTTTTAAAGTTTGATCTGGAGTACCAGCAG ATTGTGGTCCTGAAGACCAAAACTGCTAAGGCAGCAACTTTAGATATCCTTGCTACACACTGCATCCCTTCAGCTATGTCCGATGACCTAAAACCATGA
- the LOC120009230 gene encoding WAT1-related protein At5g40240-like isoform X2 translates to MGMASFIWGAAPIMVMLSVECTDVGLAVISKAALTRGMNNFVSVVYYNALATLILLPYVIFHRKRGAPLTLTLLCRFFLLGLIGSSGQMIYFIGVKYSSPTLSSAMGNLIPIFTFALAVIYRMETIDLRRSSSWAKTLGAIVAVMGAFIVTLYKGPEILLASPADFRHQLLFSRQSRWVFGGLLLAVTALLASVWGIVQAHTVKEYPEKMTIVFFFTLSVTIQSAIISFILETNPDSWKLKTSIEVIAIVSQAIFGSLFRISVHTWCLHWKGPVFVSMFRPSAMVIAVVMSVIFLGDTLHLGSIIGSTIIALGFYTVLWGQSQEKNTSLEDEVGSSGTSSQQTPLLPKAADEDI, encoded by the exons ATGGGGATGGCATCTTTTATATGGGGTGCTGCACCAATCATGGTGATGCTATCAGTGGAGTGCACGGATGTCGGTTTAGCTGTAATAAGCAAAGCTGCCCTGACCAGAGGAATGAACAACTTCGTCTCCGTTGTCTACTATAATGCTCTTGCTACTCTTATCCTCCTACCTTACGTCATCTTCCACAG GAAGAGGGGAGCTCCCCTCACACTTACACTTCTTTGTAGATTCTTCCTCCTTGGTTTAATTGG GAGTTCAGGGCAAATGATTTATTTCATTGGTGTTAAGTACAGTTCCCCTACTCTGTCATCTGCAATGGGAAACCTTATTCCGATTTTCACCTTTGCACTTGCAGTGATTTACAG GATGGAAACCATAGATTTGAGAAGATCAAGCAGCTGGGCCAAAACTTTGGGTGCCATTGTAGCGGTGATGGGAGCGTTCATAGTGACCCTCTACAAGGGCCCTGAAATTTTGCTGGCTTCACCAGCTGATTTCCGACATCAGCTTCTTTTCTCAAGGCAATCAAGATGGGTCTTTGGAGGTCTCCTCCTTGCAGTGACTGCCCTTTTGGCTTCAGTGTGGGGCATTGTTCAG GCACATACTGTAAAGGAGTATCCAGAAAAGATGACCATAGTCTTCTTCTTCACACTCTCCGTGACTATCCAAAGTGCaattatttctttcattttggaAACAAATCCAGATTCATGGAAACTGAAGACTTCCATTGAAGTGATTGCCATCGTTTCCCAG GCAATCTTTGGGAGTCTTTTCAGAATTTCTGTTCACACATGGTGTCTGCACTGGAAGGGACCTGTATTTGTATCCATGTTCAGGCCGTCGGCGATGGTCATTGCGGTGGTCATGTCAGTCATATTCCTTGGTGATACTCTTCATCTAGGCAg TATTATTGGGTCTACGATAATTGCACTTGGATTTTATACCGTGTTGTGGGGGCAAAGTCAAGAGAAAAATACTAGCTTGGAAGATGAAGTTGGTAGCTCCGGAACATCCAGCCAACAGACCCCTCTTTTGCCCAAAGCTGCCGATGAAGATATATAA
- the LOC120009230 gene encoding WAT1-related protein At5g40240-like isoform X1, with translation MGMASFIWGAAPIMVMLSVECTDVGLAVISKAALTRGMNNFVSVVYYNALATLILLPYVIFHRKRGAPLTLTLLCRFFLLGLIGYSSWHMHIYMILVFSLEHIFHIFIHHPTVEIFFFRSSGQMIYFIGVKYSSPTLSSAMGNLIPIFTFALAVIYRMETIDLRRSSSWAKTLGAIVAVMGAFIVTLYKGPEILLASPADFRHQLLFSRQSRWVFGGLLLAVTALLASVWGIVQAHTVKEYPEKMTIVFFFTLSVTIQSAIISFILETNPDSWKLKTSIEVIAIVSQAIFGSLFRISVHTWCLHWKGPVFVSMFRPSAMVIAVVMSVIFLGDTLHLGSIIGSTIIALGFYTVLWGQSQEKNTSLEDEVGSSGTSSQQTPLLPKAADEDI, from the exons ATGGGGATGGCATCTTTTATATGGGGTGCTGCACCAATCATGGTGATGCTATCAGTGGAGTGCACGGATGTCGGTTTAGCTGTAATAAGCAAAGCTGCCCTGACCAGAGGAATGAACAACTTCGTCTCCGTTGTCTACTATAATGCTCTTGCTACTCTTATCCTCCTACCTTACGTCATCTTCCACAG GAAGAGGGGAGCTCCCCTCACACTTACACTTCTTTGTAGATTCTTCCTCCTTGGTTTAATTGGGTATTCAAGCTGGCACATGCATATCTACATGATTTTAGTGTTTTCACTTGAGCATATctttcacatttttatccaTCATCCAACTGTAGAGATTTTCTTTTTTAGGAGTTCAGGGCAAATGATTTATTTCATTGGTGTTAAGTACAGTTCCCCTACTCTGTCATCTGCAATGGGAAACCTTATTCCGATTTTCACCTTTGCACTTGCAGTGATTTACAG GATGGAAACCATAGATTTGAGAAGATCAAGCAGCTGGGCCAAAACTTTGGGTGCCATTGTAGCGGTGATGGGAGCGTTCATAGTGACCCTCTACAAGGGCCCTGAAATTTTGCTGGCTTCACCAGCTGATTTCCGACATCAGCTTCTTTTCTCAAGGCAATCAAGATGGGTCTTTGGAGGTCTCCTCCTTGCAGTGACTGCCCTTTTGGCTTCAGTGTGGGGCATTGTTCAG GCACATACTGTAAAGGAGTATCCAGAAAAGATGACCATAGTCTTCTTCTTCACACTCTCCGTGACTATCCAAAGTGCaattatttctttcattttggaAACAAATCCAGATTCATGGAAACTGAAGACTTCCATTGAAGTGATTGCCATCGTTTCCCAG GCAATCTTTGGGAGTCTTTTCAGAATTTCTGTTCACACATGGTGTCTGCACTGGAAGGGACCTGTATTTGTATCCATGTTCAGGCCGTCGGCGATGGTCATTGCGGTGGTCATGTCAGTCATATTCCTTGGTGATACTCTTCATCTAGGCAg TATTATTGGGTCTACGATAATTGCACTTGGATTTTATACCGTGTTGTGGGGGCAAAGTCAAGAGAAAAATACTAGCTTGGAAGATGAAGTTGGTAGCTCCGGAACATCCAGCCAACAGACCCCTCTTTTGCCCAAAGCTGCCGATGAAGATATATAA